One Actinomycetota bacterium DNA segment encodes these proteins:
- a CDS encoding TIGR03557 family F420-dependent LLM class oxidoreductase has product MEIGYSLSSEEQRPNDLVDLAAEAEQRGFAFALISDHYHPWTRRQGQSPFVWSVIGGIARATSTLRLGTGVTCPTIRIHPAIIAQAAATSACLMEGRFFLGVGSGENLNEHILGDRWPEASVRLEMLEEAVGVIRLLWEGGSQSHRGRYYTVENACIFSLPDEPPAICVAAAGERAAELAGKIGDGLVGVAPGPVVKTFEQAGGKGKPKYGQVTVCYAKTESEAQATARSWWPNAAVEGELGQELPLPAHFEQATSWVDDKTMGEKIPCGPDPEIHVNAIKEYAGAGYTHVYVHQVGPDQAAFFDFYEREVMPALSTVTADR; this is encoded by the coding sequence ATGGAAATCGGCTACTCGCTTTCAAGTGAAGAACAGCGACCCAACGACCTGGTGGACCTGGCCGCTGAGGCCGAACAACGCGGCTTCGCCTTCGCCCTCATATCCGACCACTACCACCCCTGGACCCGACGGCAGGGCCAGAGCCCGTTCGTATGGTCGGTCATCGGCGGCATCGCCCGGGCCACGAGCACCCTGCGCCTGGGCACGGGCGTCACCTGCCCGACAATCCGGATCCACCCGGCGATCATCGCCCAGGCGGCAGCAACCTCGGCCTGCCTGATGGAGGGCCGGTTCTTCCTCGGTGTGGGCAGCGGCGAGAACCTGAACGAACACATCCTCGGCGACCGCTGGCCCGAGGCCAGCGTGCGCCTCGAGATGCTCGAAGAGGCCGTCGGGGTCATCCGCCTGCTGTGGGAGGGCGGCAGCCAGAGCCACCGGGGCCGCTACTACACGGTGGAGAACGCCTGCATCTTCTCCCTGCCCGACGAGCCGCCGGCCATCTGCGTGGCAGCCGCCGGCGAGAGGGCGGCCGAGCTGGCGGGCAAGATAGGCGACGGCCTCGTCGGTGTGGCGCCGGGGCCGGTCGTCAAGACCTTCGAGCAGGCCGGCGGCAAGGGCAAGCCCAAGTACGGCCAGGTCACGGTCTGTTACGCGAAAACCGAGTCCGAGGCGCAGGCAACAGCGCGCAGTTGGTGGCCCAACGCAGCAGTTGAGGGTGAGCTGGGCCAGGAGCTTCCGCTACCCGCCCACTTCGAGCAGGCAACCAGTTGGGTGGACGACAAGACGATGGGGGAGAAGATCCCGTGCGGCCCCGACCCCGAGATCCACGTCAACGCGATCAAGGAATACGCGGGCGCCGGCTACACCCACGTCTACGTGCACCAGGTCGGGCCGGACCAGGCAGCGTTCTTCGACTTCTACGAGCGGGAGGTTATGCCCGCCCTCAGCACGGTGACGGCGGACAGGTAG